Proteins from a genomic interval of Rhodococcoides fascians A25f:
- a CDS encoding ABC transporter ATP-binding protein, producing MSDQSSTEDWRGVGGEESEVDATGNLVLAGRSRRLLASLVRPYKKQALLSFLIILVDNITYVAGPLFIAYALDNGVGAAGQGDWGPLLWAVGGYTGFGLLGMFTTYAFLTVSGRLSQNILYDLRGRVFDHAQKLSLSFHEKYTSGRLISRLTSDVESLQTLLESALNDALTAILSMVSIAIILVYLDVPMALIVLAGFVPLVLVTRWSQRRQRQGYRRTRVAIARVVVHFVESMGGIRAVQVFRREGRNDAILSTEDSEYRDATTAALRGMASYTGIVRWIGNVTLAIILVFGSWRVINGHMDIGVLAAYVLYLRRFYGPLDELAMVFNAYQSAAAALEKISGVLEEEPSVIAPKNPVKIGTVKGDITFDDVHFSYGSERVVLPEFSLHVPAGQVVAMVGATGAGKSTLAKLLARFYDPTAGAVRLDGIDMREISDEDLRRNVVMVTQESFLFSGSVADNIRLGRPTATDADVRAAADAVGLTEFIASLPDGIDTDVRKRGGRLSSGQRQLVAFARVFLAAPSVIVLDEATSSLDIPSERLVQRALETILQGRTALIIAHRLSTVAIADRVLVMSDGDIVEDGTPEDLIAGEGRFAHLHEAWEDSLV from the coding sequence ATGAGTGATCAGAGCTCCACCGAGGATTGGCGGGGTGTCGGCGGGGAGGAATCCGAGGTCGACGCCACCGGAAACCTGGTGCTGGCCGGACGTTCTCGTCGTTTGCTCGCATCTCTGGTGCGCCCGTACAAGAAGCAGGCCCTGCTGTCGTTCCTGATCATCCTGGTCGACAACATCACCTACGTGGCGGGCCCACTGTTCATCGCCTATGCGCTGGACAACGGCGTCGGTGCTGCGGGACAGGGTGATTGGGGCCCGCTGCTGTGGGCCGTCGGCGGCTACACCGGCTTCGGGCTGCTCGGAATGTTCACCACCTATGCGTTTCTCACCGTCTCGGGGCGGCTGAGCCAGAACATCCTGTACGACCTGCGCGGCCGGGTGTTCGATCATGCGCAGAAGCTGAGCCTGTCGTTCCACGAGAAATACACCTCGGGGCGGCTGATCTCGCGACTGACCAGCGACGTCGAGTCTCTGCAGACCTTGCTCGAAAGTGCGCTCAACGATGCACTGACGGCCATCCTGTCGATGGTGTCGATCGCGATCATCCTGGTGTATCTCGATGTACCGATGGCGCTGATCGTGCTGGCCGGCTTCGTTCCCCTGGTGCTCGTCACGCGGTGGTCGCAGCGTCGCCAACGCCAGGGATACCGTCGAACACGGGTGGCGATCGCGCGTGTCGTGGTCCACTTCGTGGAGTCGATGGGCGGCATTCGCGCAGTACAGGTGTTCCGACGCGAGGGCCGCAACGACGCCATTCTCAGCACCGAGGATTCGGAGTATCGCGACGCCACCACCGCGGCGTTGCGCGGCATGGCGAGCTACACCGGCATCGTGCGCTGGATCGGCAACGTCACGCTTGCGATCATCCTGGTGTTCGGTAGTTGGCGAGTGATCAACGGTCACATGGACATCGGTGTGCTTGCCGCCTACGTGCTGTATCTCCGACGGTTCTACGGGCCGCTCGACGAGTTGGCGATGGTCTTCAACGCCTACCAGTCCGCCGCGGCTGCGCTGGAGAAGATCTCCGGTGTGCTCGAGGAGGAACCGTCGGTGATCGCACCGAAGAATCCGGTGAAGATCGGAACGGTGAAGGGCGACATCACGTTCGACGACGTGCACTTCTCGTACGGCTCCGAGCGCGTTGTGCTGCCCGAGTTCTCGTTGCACGTGCCCGCAGGTCAGGTGGTCGCGATGGTCGGGGCCACCGGAGCCGGAAAGTCGACACTGGCAAAGCTGTTGGCGCGCTTCTACGATCCGACGGCCGGAGCCGTGCGACTCGACGGCATCGACATGCGGGAGATCAGCGACGAGGACCTACGCCGCAACGTCGTCATGGTGACGCAGGAGTCGTTCCTGTTCTCCGGTTCGGTGGCGGACAACATCCGTCTCGGACGCCCGACGGCGACCGATGCGGACGTGCGGGCTGCGGCCGACGCCGTCGGACTGACCGAGTTCATCGCGTCGCTGCCCGACGGCATCGACACCGACGTACGCAAGCGCGGTGGCCGATTGTCCTCGGGTCAACGGCAATTGGTGGCCTTCGCGCGGGTGTTCCTCGCTGCGCCGTCGGTGATCGTGCTCGACGAGGCAACATCGAGTTTGGACATCCCGAGCGAGCGGCTGGTGCAGCGTGCGCTCGAGACCATCCTGCAGGGGCGAACGGCGCTGATCATCGCGCACCGCCTGTCGACGGTGGCGATCGCCGATCGCGTACTGGTCATGTCCGACGGAGACATCGTCGAGGACGGAACTCCCGAGGATCTGATCGCGGGAGAGGGACGCTTTGCGCACCTGCACGAGGCGTGGGAAGACTCGCTGGTCTGA
- a CDS encoding SOUL family heme-binding protein: MLKKITSMIGQVGEAALGVVGIRVGTEEPPHTSRRLTDAVEIRRYEPRIAAQTTVDADEEEARQEGFRRLARYIFGGNGGKQKVAMTAPVSQSSAGSQKIAMTAPVSSTPGSDGWVVRFFMPSKWTMDTLPKPDDDRVTLTSVPAETVAVLRFSGGRGRDDVEPQMAALTAALRAHGIEMLGEPMTWFYDPPWTVAPLRRNEVVVVVPDGS, encoded by the coding sequence TTGTTGAAGAAAATCACGTCCATGATCGGGCAGGTGGGCGAGGCCGCGTTGGGTGTCGTCGGAATTCGGGTCGGCACCGAGGAGCCGCCGCATACGAGCCGGCGACTGACCGATGCAGTGGAGATCCGTCGTTACGAACCACGGATCGCGGCGCAGACCACAGTCGACGCAGACGAGGAAGAGGCACGTCAAGAGGGTTTCCGTCGCCTGGCCCGGTACATTTTCGGTGGAAACGGGGGCAAGCAGAAGGTCGCGATGACCGCTCCCGTCAGTCAGTCGTCCGCAGGCTCCCAGAAGATCGCGATGACGGCTCCCGTGTCGAGCACGCCCGGCAGCGACGGCTGGGTCGTTCGGTTCTTCATGCCGTCGAAGTGGACGATGGACACACTGCCGAAGCCCGACGACGACCGCGTGACGTTGACGTCGGTTCCGGCGGAGACGGTGGCCGTGCTGCGTTTCAGCGGTGGGCGCGGCCGAGACGACGTCGAACCGCAGATGGCGGCGTTGACCGCAGCGCTGCGCGCACACGGCATCGAGATGCTGGGTGAGCCGATGACCTGGTTCTACGATCCGCCCTGGACCGTGGCACCACTGCGGCGCAACGAGGTGGTCGTGGTGGTACCGGACGGTTCCTGA
- a CDS encoding tRNA adenosine deaminase-associated protein translates to MAAQRAKDDRASASEYDDLEGFGVAVVREDGKWTVTPLSDDALTSLSAAETELRELRSSGAVFGLLDVDEEFFVILRPAPNGTRLLLSDAVAAVDYEIAADVLDALNIEIPDVDPDELDDIEPYEEGDLALLADLGLPEAVLGIIVAETDDYPDEQLQSIAERLGFEDEFAAAVNKLRR, encoded by the coding sequence ATGGCCGCACAGCGCGCGAAAGACGATCGCGCATCCGCATCGGAGTACGACGACCTCGAGGGATTCGGCGTTGCAGTTGTCCGAGAGGACGGCAAGTGGACCGTGACGCCGCTGTCCGACGATGCACTGACCAGCCTGTCGGCGGCAGAGACCGAACTGCGTGAACTGCGCAGCTCGGGTGCCGTGTTCGGGCTGCTCGATGTGGACGAGGAATTCTTCGTGATCCTGCGTCCGGCACCGAACGGCACGCGCCTGCTGCTGTCCGACGCGGTGGCCGCAGTGGACTACGAAATTGCCGCAGACGTTCTCGATGCGTTGAACATCGAGATTCCTGACGTCGACCCCGACGAGCTCGACGACATCGAACCCTACGAAGAGGGCGACCTCGCCCTACTCGCCGATCTCGGACTACCCGAGGCCGTGCTGGGCATCATCGTCGCCGAGACCGACGACTACCCGGACGAGCAGCTGCAATCCATCGCCGAACGCCTTGGCTTCGAGGACGAGTTCGCCGCAGCGGTGAACAAGCTGCGACGCTGA
- a CDS encoding nucleoside deaminase, which translates to MVVSDADMIRAALSAAAEASDADVPVGAVVFDASGREIARACNAREASGDPTGHAEVIALRRAAAVHGDGWRLEGCTLAVTLEPCTMCAGALVLARVGAVVFGAWEPKTGAVGSLWDVVRDRRLTHRPQVRGGVLEAECADVLTRFFARQR; encoded by the coding sequence ATGGTGGTGTCCGACGCGGACATGATCCGCGCAGCGCTCTCGGCCGCGGCCGAGGCATCGGACGCCGATGTACCCGTCGGAGCCGTGGTGTTCGACGCCTCGGGACGTGAGATCGCCCGGGCCTGCAATGCGCGCGAGGCGTCGGGCGACCCCACCGGACACGCGGAAGTGATCGCATTGCGGCGAGCAGCGGCGGTGCACGGTGACGGTTGGCGACTCGAGGGCTGCACCCTGGCCGTCACGCTGGAACCCTGCACGATGTGCGCGGGGGCGCTGGTGTTGGCCCGCGTCGGCGCTGTGGTGTTCGGCGCGTGGGAACCCAAGACCGGAGCGGTCGGCTCGCTGTGGGACGTCGTGCGGGATCGTCGACTCACTCACAGGCCGCAGGTTCGCGGCGGAGTACTCGAAGCCGAATGCGCCGACGTGCTGACCAGGTTCTTCGCTCGCCAGAGATAA
- a CDS encoding alpha/beta hydrolase family protein → MNRRHFLSGLLAVALVGCSSTDTDSSPSTAETYSAALQPVSGPVGDPVRLKYGYDPDNIGDLYLPDNNATSLPVVVMIHGGGWQEDLDLSYFEQMSAAIADEGIAVWNVEYRRGPNNWANTLSDVDDATEALATVVQDAAGGRLDLDRVHVAGHSAGGQLAAWVAARHLMPVDAPGAEPKIKPRSATIMAGVFDMKRAATLGNDKFVPVFLGGMPNEVPGRYKIASPIEYLPLDVPLTALHGDADQTVSVNQSRVYVDAATKAGSTDTELVVLPGAGHGAFLDPKNRAWSTALSTITGRAQTLL, encoded by the coding sequence GTGAACCGTCGTCACTTCCTCTCCGGCCTGCTCGCGGTGGCGCTGGTCGGCTGCAGCTCCACCGACACCGATTCCTCACCGAGTACGGCCGAGACGTATTCGGCTGCGCTGCAACCGGTCTCGGGCCCTGTCGGCGATCCCGTCCGATTGAAGTACGGATACGATCCGGACAACATCGGCGATCTCTACCTCCCCGACAACAACGCCACCTCACTCCCGGTGGTGGTGATGATTCACGGAGGCGGATGGCAGGAAGATCTCGACCTGTCGTACTTCGAGCAGATGTCGGCGGCCATCGCCGACGAAGGCATCGCCGTCTGGAACGTCGAATATCGGCGCGGGCCGAACAACTGGGCCAACACTCTCTCCGACGTCGACGACGCCACCGAGGCGCTGGCCACCGTCGTACAGGACGCAGCAGGCGGGAGGCTCGATCTCGATCGCGTCCACGTCGCCGGGCACTCGGCCGGCGGTCAGCTGGCCGCATGGGTGGCCGCTCGACACCTGATGCCCGTCGACGCGCCGGGAGCGGAACCGAAGATCAAGCCGCGTAGCGCCACCATCATGGCCGGCGTGTTCGACATGAAGCGGGCGGCCACACTCGGAAACGACAAGTTCGTGCCGGTCTTCCTCGGCGGCATGCCGAACGAGGTACCGGGCCGCTACAAGATCGCGTCGCCCATCGAATATCTCCCCCTCGACGTTCCGCTGACTGCGCTGCACGGTGACGCCGATCAGACGGTGTCGGTCAATCAGAGTCGCGTTTACGTCGATGCAGCGACCAAGGCGGGCAGCACCGACACCGAACTCGTCGTACTGCCCGGAGCCGGCCACGGCGCGTTCCTCGACCCGAAGAACCGGGCCTGGTCGACAGCATTGAGCACCATCACCGGACGTGCGCAGACCCTGCTCTGA
- a CDS encoding acyl-CoA-like ligand-binding transcription factor: MVLVTSPTGLRDLKKAATRDALGLAAVRLGKQHGFDAVTADAIAHEAGVSTRTFHNYFSNKEEAVLHHIEVSALEWFELLRARPSTEPIWDSLRHIAINLVADPGRDLEDTFAAARLIEANPALMARKLEMHHSLTRKLGEAIAERTGTDIDTDLYPNLLQMAVGGAVTSALNIWITDPSGASTPKALIEEAFDQLRAGLPEPKGRSAGSTPEPEPHPHTSEHNRGA, from the coding sequence TTGGTACTCGTGACTTCCCCGACGGGCCTTCGTGATCTCAAGAAGGCCGCTACCCGCGACGCTCTCGGTCTGGCGGCCGTGCGTCTGGGAAAGCAGCACGGCTTCGACGCGGTCACCGCCGACGCCATCGCGCACGAAGCGGGAGTCTCCACCCGCACGTTCCACAACTACTTCTCCAACAAGGAAGAAGCGGTTCTGCACCACATCGAGGTCTCGGCACTCGAATGGTTCGAGCTGCTGCGTGCGCGGCCGTCGACGGAGCCGATCTGGGACTCGTTGCGGCACATAGCAATCAACCTTGTCGCTGATCCCGGCAGGGACCTGGAAGATACCTTCGCTGCGGCCCGCCTCATCGAGGCCAACCCCGCGTTGATGGCCCGCAAGCTCGAAATGCATCACTCCCTGACCCGCAAACTCGGCGAGGCCATCGCCGAGCGAACCGGAACGGATATCGACACCGACCTGTACCCGAACCTGCTGCAAATGGCCGTCGGTGGTGCCGTGACGTCCGCACTGAACATCTGGATCACCGACCCCTCGGGTGCGTCGACACCGAAGGCCCTCATCGAAGAGGCCTTCGACCAACTCCGAGCAGGACTGCCCGAGCCCAAGGGTCGTTCCGCAGGCTCCACTCCCGAACCCGAACCTCACCCCCACACGTCCGAACACAACCGAGGAGCTTGA
- a CDS encoding sterol desaturase family protein, which translates to MDNWIGSAWNALPEPLRDPVALAIPAFALLLTIEWIAAAKLEDGERGGYSGKDARASLSMGLVSIATTTAWKALALVGYTAVYVYVAPWHLPADAWYTWVILILGVDLLFYGYHRIAHRTRLIWATHQAHHSSEYFNFAAALRQKWNNSGEVIMWLPLPLLGMPPWMVFVGFSINLVYQFWVHTERIDRLPRPFEYVFNTPSHHRVHHGRDPQYLDKNYGGILIIWDRLFGSYAEEVERPNYGLTKPVDTFNIWTLQTHEYRNIARDVAASRSWKERVGYLVGPPGWTPQAPRERATADSD; encoded by the coding sequence ATGGACAACTGGATCGGTTCGGCGTGGAATGCCCTACCCGAACCGCTGCGAGATCCCGTCGCGCTGGCCATCCCCGCGTTCGCGCTGCTCCTGACGATCGAATGGATCGCGGCCGCGAAGCTCGAAGACGGTGAACGCGGCGGCTATTCCGGCAAGGACGCGCGGGCCAGCCTGAGCATGGGCTTGGTGTCGATCGCGACCACCACGGCGTGGAAGGCGCTGGCGTTGGTCGGCTACACGGCCGTCTATGTCTACGTCGCGCCGTGGCACCTCCCCGCGGACGCCTGGTACACCTGGGTGATTCTGATCCTGGGCGTCGACCTGCTCTTCTACGGATATCACCGCATCGCGCATCGAACTCGACTCATCTGGGCGACGCATCAAGCCCACCACTCGAGCGAGTACTTCAACTTCGCCGCGGCGCTGCGACAGAAGTGGAACAACAGCGGCGAGGTCATCATGTGGCTGCCACTCCCCCTGCTGGGCATGCCGCCGTGGATGGTGTTCGTCGGATTCTCGATCAACCTCGTCTATCAGTTCTGGGTGCACACCGAGCGCATCGACCGGTTGCCACGCCCGTTCGAGTACGTCTTCAACACGCCCTCGCATCACCGCGTCCATCACGGCCGCGATCCGCAGTACCTCGACAAGAACTACGGCGGAATTCTCATCATCTGGGATCGGCTGTTCGGAAGCTACGCCGAGGAGGTGGAGCGGCCGAACTACGGATTGACCAAGCCTGTCGACACGTTCAACATCTGGACCCTCCAGACACACGAATACCGCAACATCGCACGGGATGTTGCGGCATCGCGGTCATGGAAGGAACGCGTCGGATACCTCGTGGGACCGCCGGGATGGACGCCGCAGGCCCCACGAGAACGAGCTACTGCCGACTCAGATTGA
- a CDS encoding putative glycolipid-binding domain-containing protein: MESVRVQLSGNRIKAAGRIIGAACADHPAFSASYDLVTDEYGVTKRLSVRTSLASGDRQASVSRDDEGYWMVENSASHQRSTYSGALDVDMVLSPFFNTLPIRRFGLHTQVQDLEVPTVYVNLLDLSIQEATLTYSSGSEGIHVISPVSTSSVTVDAEGFVLDYPGLAERI; this comes from the coding sequence ATGGAGTCCGTGCGCGTCCAGCTCTCCGGCAACCGAATCAAGGCTGCCGGACGCATCATCGGTGCCGCGTGTGCCGATCATCCCGCCTTCAGCGCCTCCTACGACCTGGTGACCGACGAATACGGCGTCACCAAGCGGCTGTCGGTGCGCACCTCGCTCGCCTCCGGTGACCGGCAGGCGTCAGTGAGTCGAGACGACGAGGGCTACTGGATGGTGGAGAACAGCGCCAGCCATCAGCGCTCGACCTACAGCGGCGCGCTCGACGTCGACATGGTGCTCAGTCCGTTCTTCAACACGCTGCCCATCCGTCGCTTCGGTCTGCACACCCAGGTCCAGGACCTCGAGGTACCGACGGTGTACGTCAATCTCCTCGACCTCAGCATCCAGGAGGCCACGCTGACCTACAGCAGTGGTTCCGAGGGCATCCACGTCATCTCGCCGGTGTCGACATCGTCCGTCACGGTCGATGCCGAGGGATTCGTTCTCGATTACCCCGGACTGGCCGAACGGATCTGA
- a CDS encoding CsbD family protein gives MGLGDKISNKTEDLGGKAKEAAGSATGDKDLEAEGKGDQTSAAFKDGAEKVKDAASNIKDKLTGN, from the coding sequence ATGGGACTCGGCGACAAGATCTCGAACAAGACCGAAGACCTCGGCGGCAAGGCGAAAGAAGCCGCAGGTTCGGCCACCGGAGACAAGGACCTCGAAGCAGAGGGCAAGGGCGACCAGACCTCGGCAGCATTCAAAGACGGTGCCGAGAAGGTCAAGGACGCAGCCTCGAACATCAAGGACAAGCTCACCGGCAACTAG
- a CDS encoding prephenate dehydrogenase, which produces MCQSDRVTSSSVCVLGLGLIGGSILRAAHDAGRPVWGWNRSADAIAGATADGYDVGTDLTAALTRASEEDALIVIAVPMPAVDSVLGAVAEHAPSAPITDVVSVKAEVAAAVTARGLQARYVGGHPMAGTNHSGWSATDPTLFADAVWVVSTDPGVDADVWVRVARLALDCGSVVVPAESVEHDRAVARISHLPHLLAEALAIVGAAGGPLALGLAAGSFRDGTRVASSSPNLVRAMTEGNAAALRTALDEAMHALTEAREELDKNSTKTLVDAGNAARLQYEQHQRFEITDITPGEPGWREELQDAGRRGGVVRQIRSASPG; this is translated from the coding sequence CTGTGCCAATCTGATCGGGTGACTTCTTCCTCGGTGTGCGTTCTCGGTCTCGGACTGATCGGTGGGTCGATTCTGCGCGCGGCACACGATGCCGGCCGTCCGGTGTGGGGGTGGAACCGATCGGCCGACGCGATCGCCGGTGCTACAGCCGACGGATACGACGTCGGTACCGACCTGACAGCTGCTCTGACCAGGGCATCCGAGGAGGATGCGCTGATCGTCATCGCCGTCCCGATGCCCGCTGTCGATTCAGTTCTGGGCGCGGTCGCCGAGCACGCGCCCTCGGCTCCGATCACCGATGTGGTCAGCGTCAAGGCCGAGGTCGCTGCCGCTGTGACTGCTCGCGGACTGCAAGCGCGCTATGTCGGCGGGCACCCGATGGCGGGCACCAATCATTCGGGCTGGTCTGCCACCGACCCCACGCTGTTCGCCGACGCGGTGTGGGTGGTGTCCACCGACCCCGGAGTCGACGCCGACGTGTGGGTCCGCGTGGCCCGGCTCGCCCTGGACTGCGGTTCGGTGGTGGTGCCGGCCGAGAGCGTCGAGCACGATCGCGCCGTGGCCCGGATCTCCCACCTGCCGCATCTGCTGGCCGAGGCACTGGCGATCGTGGGAGCGGCCGGCGGGCCGTTGGCGTTGGGCCTGGCTGCGGGGTCGTTTCGCGACGGAACGCGGGTGGCGTCGTCGTCGCCGAATCTCGTCCGGGCGATGACCGAGGGCAACGCAGCCGCGCTACGAACTGCACTCGACGAAGCGATGCATGCGCTCACCGAAGCGCGCGAAGAACTGGACAAGAACTCGACGAAAACACTGGTCGACGCCGGAAACGCAGCGCGGCTGCAGTACGAGCAGCACCAACGTTTCGAGATCACCGACATCACCCCGGGTGAGCCGGGGTGGCGAGAAGAACTGCAGGACGCGGGTCGACGCGGCGGCGTCGTGCGTCAGATCCGTTCGGCCAGTCCGGGGTAA
- a CDS encoding PHP domain-containing protein has protein sequence MDPVDALREIGYWLERSRSDTHRVKAYRRAADVVESLGPAQRSEHEKADSWSSLAGIGAKTSLIIRQALAQDVPDYLAEQRNAAEPIGNNALRAALRGDLHTHSSWSDGGSPIEEMMRTAARLGHEYCALTDHSPRLKVANGLTAERLRAQLDIVAELNERLAPFRILTGIEVDILDDGSLDQDEGLLAELDVVVASVHSNLRADSKAMTKRMVTAIANPHVDVLGHCTGRLVEGGRGTRPESTFDAPVVFEGCRQFGTAVEINARPERQDPPERLIDIALERECLFSIDTDAHAPGQLDWQGYGCIRAEARGVPAERVINTWPLDELLDWTDRRA, from the coding sequence ATGGATCCGGTGGACGCACTTCGAGAGATCGGGTACTGGCTTGAGCGCTCACGCTCGGACACCCACCGCGTCAAGGCCTATCGGCGAGCCGCCGATGTCGTCGAATCTCTCGGTCCTGCACAACGATCCGAGCACGAGAAGGCCGACAGCTGGTCCTCGCTGGCCGGCATCGGAGCCAAGACCTCGCTGATTATCCGTCAGGCTCTGGCGCAGGACGTCCCGGATTATCTGGCCGAGCAACGAAACGCTGCCGAACCCATCGGCAACAATGCCCTCCGCGCTGCGCTCAGGGGTGATCTGCACACCCATTCCAGCTGGTCCGACGGCGGTAGCCCCATCGAGGAGATGATGCGCACCGCGGCCAGGCTCGGCCACGAGTACTGCGCGCTGACCGATCACTCCCCGCGCCTGAAGGTAGCGAACGGCCTCACCGCCGAGCGTCTGCGCGCCCAACTCGACATCGTCGCCGAACTCAACGAACGGCTCGCACCGTTCCGCATCCTCACCGGGATAGAGGTCGACATCCTGGACGACGGGTCACTCGACCAGGACGAAGGCCTGCTCGCCGAACTGGACGTTGTGGTGGCGAGCGTGCACTCCAACCTCCGTGCCGATTCGAAGGCGATGACCAAACGCATGGTCACCGCCATCGCGAACCCGCACGTCGACGTCCTCGGCCACTGCACCGGACGGCTCGTCGAGGGCGGTCGCGGCACCAGGCCCGAATCGACGTTCGACGCGCCCGTGGTGTTCGAGGGCTGCCGCCAATTCGGCACCGCAGTGGAGATCAACGCCCGACCCGAACGACAGGATCCACCCGAGCGCCTCATCGACATCGCGCTCGAACGCGAGTGCCTGTTCTCCATCGACACCGATGCGCACGCACCAGGCCAGCTCGACTGGCAGGGGTACGGCTGTATCCGCGCCGAGGCCCGCGGTGTGCCCGCGGAGCGAGTGATCAACACCTGGCCGCTCGACGAACTGCTCGATTGGACGGATCGCCGCGCGTGA
- a CDS encoding YceI family protein gives MTKKWWIVGVVVVVLVALGLYFGPKIYASFQEDAAPAATVDTSGAQAATTADLNGTWTVTPGDASNTTAAGYTVDEVLNGSDVTVVGSTSEVSGSVTIADNSLTAGEVVVQTNSITTDSDRRDSQFRGNIFDTATYPTATFTIDSPIDLAGLPKDGTTETVTAEGTLTLKDQTRPISVEMQVLQSGDTLIASGAIPTTWADYGVEPPSLGFVTVEDSGTVDFLINLSRQ, from the coding sequence ATGACCAAGAAATGGTGGATCGTAGGCGTGGTTGTCGTTGTGCTCGTGGCGCTCGGGCTGTACTTCGGGCCCAAGATCTACGCGTCGTTCCAAGAAGATGCCGCGCCAGCGGCGACCGTCGACACCTCGGGCGCGCAGGCCGCGACCACCGCGGATCTGAACGGAACATGGACCGTCACCCCAGGTGACGCGTCGAACACCACCGCGGCGGGCTACACCGTCGACGAGGTTCTCAACGGCTCGGACGTGACCGTTGTCGGGTCGACGTCCGAGGTCAGCGGCTCGGTCACCATCGCAGACAACTCGTTGACCGCCGGTGAGGTTGTGGTGCAGACCAATTCGATCACCACCGACAGCGATCGTCGAGACAGCCAGTTCCGCGGCAACATCTTCGACACCGCGACGTATCCGACGGCGACGTTCACGATCGACTCGCCGATCGATCTGGCCGGCCTCCCCAAGGACGGAACCACCGAAACCGTCACGGCCGAAGGCACATTGACGCTCAAGGATCAGACGCGACCCATCTCGGTGGAGATGCAGGTACTGCAATCCGGTGACACGCTCATCGCATCGGGTGCCATTCCGACGACGTGGGCCGATTACGGCGTCGAACCGCCGTCGCTCGGCTTCGTCACCGTCGAGGATTCGGGCACCGTCGACTTCCTCATCAATCTGAGTCGGCAGTAG
- a CDS encoding RrF2 family transcriptional regulator, whose translation MHITARADYAVRTLIELAAVDGQGPAKAEALAAAQGIPHKFLESVLSDLRRADLVCSRRGPDGGYWLAREASDISVADVIRAVEGPLASVRGQRPEDAEYAGPAEPLTRVWLAVRVNLRAVLEAVSLADIVEDDLPGFVKELVSEPTAWARR comes from the coding sequence GTGCACATCACGGCGAGGGCGGACTATGCGGTGCGGACGCTCATCGAACTGGCGGCGGTCGACGGGCAGGGCCCCGCGAAAGCCGAGGCGCTGGCCGCTGCGCAAGGTATACCGCACAAGTTTCTCGAATCGGTGCTCTCGGATCTGCGTCGCGCGGATCTGGTCTGCAGCCGGCGGGGGCCGGACGGCGGCTATTGGTTGGCGCGGGAGGCGTCGGACATTTCCGTTGCCGATGTGATCAGGGCCGTCGAGGGGCCGCTGGCGTCGGTGCGTGGTCAACGGCCCGAGGACGCGGAGTATGCAGGCCCGGCCGAGCCGCTCACCCGGGTGTGGCTGGCGGTGCGCGTCAATCTGCGCGCGGTGCTCGAGGCGGTGTCGCTGGCGGATATCGTCGAGGACGATCTGCCGGGCTTTGTGAAAGAGCTGGTCAGCGAGCCGACGGCATGGGCTCGCCGATGA